A part of Pungitius pungitius chromosome 15, fPunPun2.1, whole genome shotgun sequence genomic DNA contains:
- the wdr33 gene encoding pre-mRNA 3' end processing protein WDR33 isoform X1 → MATDIGSPQRFFHMPRFQHQAPRQVFYKRPDFAQQQAMQQLTFDGKRMRKAVNRKTIDYNPSVIRHLENRLWQRDHRDFRALQPDAGCYNELVPPVGMCNNPMNAVTTKFVRTSTNKVKCPVFVIRWTPEGRRLVTGASSGEFTLWNGLTFNFETILQAHDSPVRAMTWSHNDMWMLTADHGGYVKYWQSNMNNVKMFQAHKEAIREASFSPTDNKFATCSDDGTVRIWDFMRCHEERILRGHGADVKCVDWHPTKGLVVSGSKDSQQPIKFWDPKTGQSLATLHAHKNTVMEVKWNLNGNWLLTASRDHLCKLFDIRNLKEELQVFRGHKKEATAVAWHPVHEGLFASGGSDGSLLFWHTGVEKEVGGMEMAHEGMIWSLAWHPLGHILCSGSNDHTSKFWTRNRPGDKMRDRYNLNLLPGMSEDGMEYDDVDLNSVASIPGMGIPEQLKAAMEQEQSSKEAAPEVEMSIPGLDWGMDEVMGKDAKKVPQKKVPYAKPIPAQFQQAWAENKVPMMPPGGELSKDRKVEQKADGKKKSQAELEQEMASLQYTNPMLLEQMKMDRMNTDGNMGPPQGQGPMPPFPPPPGQQSFPPNMPPQQMPNNMGPPMGPGGMQPPFMPPGPMGPPSGPQSHQGPMMGPPDMQGPQGMQRHPGPPRNMGPQGPHGMGPRGMQGPHGGMMGPPPRGMGPRDPQGPPPQGGMMGPQGGMMGPPPRTHGNGPNNYGMGSMQGPPGGLHGPPGNMQVPHGNMQGPQGNMQGPHGSMQGPPYMQHQNSGPMMHGMGQQGPNSKDPRGPPPNHHMGPSDRQGPAGSDQGGSGAYWGENQQGRRGPQDFDGGQDFHGRGEEGWRPGPGYQGGGGGGHRGGGHRGGGGNVGSWGPEERFAGGDFRGRRDDRFRGGGPGRPAGRGYQEEYGGQEEGYEGPEELGRGWDNGGRGRPPRGGGPPRGGHDGYRDGQQMHDGSSPAGRERSASLQGMDMASLPPRKRPWQDGPGTGDPRERESPGAEGGRPPPREDGGYGPSNRGGRGGWGPGGPGPLPRRGGPAPRGPPRGGGRGR, encoded by the exons ATGGCGACGGACATCGGATCGCCGCAGCGGTTCTTCCACATGCCGCGCTTCCAGCACCAGGCACCGCGGCAGGTGTTCTACAAGCGGCCGGACTTCGCCCAGCAGCAGGCCATGCAGCAGCTCACATTCGACGGGAAGCGCATGAGAAAGGCTGTGAACCGAAAAACCATCGACTACAACCCGTCCGTCATCCGACACCTGGAG AATCGTTTGTGGCAGCGCGACCATCGAGACTTCAGAGCCCTGCAGCCGGATGCCGGGTGTTACAACGAA CTGGTTCCTCCCGTTGGGATGTGTAACAACCCGATGAACGCCGTCACCACCAAGTTTGTCCGAACCTCCACCAACAAAGTCAAGTGTCCCGTGTTCGTGATCAGG TGGACCCCTGAAGGTCGTCGTCTCGTCACTGGCGCCTCCAGTGGAGAGTTCACACTGTGGAATGGACTCACCTTCAACTTCGAGACCATTTTACAG gccCACGACAGTCCTGTCCGGGCCATGACGTGGTCTCATAACGACATGTGGATGCTGACGGCGGACCACGGCGGCTACGTGAAGTACTGGCAGTCCAACATGAACAACGTCAAGATGTTCCAGGCTCACAAGGAGGCCATTAGAGAAGCCAG TTTTTCTCCAACAGATAATAAATTTGCCACCTGCTCAGACGACGGCACGGTTCGGATCTGGGACTTCATGCGCTGCCACGAGGAGAGAATCCTCCGAG gtcaCGGAGCTGACGTGAAGTGTGTGGATTGGCATCCCACCAAAGGCCTGGTGGTCTCCGGCAGCAAAGACAGCCAGCAGCCAATCAAGTTCTGGGACCCGAAGACGGGACAGAGTCTGGCCACGCT CCACGCCCACAAGAACACAGTGATGGAGGTGAAGTGGAACCTCAATGGCAACTGGCTGCTGACGGCGTCACGTGACCACCTGTGTAAGCTGTTTGACATCCGAaacctgaaggaggagctgcaggtgtTCAGAGGACACAAGAAGGAGGCGACAG CTGTGGCCTGGCATCCCGTCCATGAAGGTCTGTTTGCCAGCGGGGGCTCTGACGGCTCTCTGCTCTTCTGGCACACGGG GGTGGAGAAGGAGGTTGGAGGGATGGAGATGGCCCACGAGGGGATGATCTGGAGTCTGGCCTGGCACCCGCTGGGTCACATCCTGTGCTCAGGCTCCAACGACcacaccag TAAGTTCTGGACGAGGAACCGCCCCGGTGATAAGATGAGGGACCGGTACAACCTGAACCTGCTGCCCGGCATGTCAGAGGACGGCATGGAGTACG ACGACGTGGACCTGAACAGCGTGGCCTCCATCCCTGGCATGGGGATCCCCGAGCAGCTCAAAGCCGCCatggagcaggagcagagca GTAAAGAGGCGGCCCCCGAAGTGGAGATGTCCATCCCGGGTCTTGACTGGGGCATGGACGAGGTCATGGGTAAAGACGCCAAGAAGGTCCCGCAGAAGAAGGTGCCGTACGCCAAACCGATCCCGGCGCAGTTCCAACAG GCCTGGGCAGAGAACAAAGTTCCCATGATGCCGCCCGGCGGAGAGCTGTCCAAAGACCGGAAGGTGGAGCAGAAAGCGGACGGCAAAAAGAAGAGCCAGgcggagctggagcaggagatgGCGTCTCTGCAGTACACCAACCCCATGCTGCTGGAG CAGATGAAGATGGACCGGATGAACACAGATGGGAATATGGGGCCCCCGCAGGGACAGGGCCCAAtgccccctttccccccccctcccggccaGCAGAGCTTTCCCCCAAACATGCCGCCTCAGCAGATGCCCAACAACATGGGGCCCCCAATGGGCCCCGGGGGCATGCAGCCTCCTTTCATGCCCCCTGGACCGATGGGGCCACCCTCTGGACCTCAGTCTCACCAGGGGCCCATGATGGGACCCCCGGACATGCAAGGACCCCAAGGTATGCAGAGACACCCAGGTCCGCCAAGAAATATGGGCCCCCAAGGGCCTCACGGTATGGGACCCAGAGGGATGCAGGGGCCCCATGGTGGCATGATGGGCCCCCCTCCTCGAGGAATGGGTCCAAGGGATCCTCAAGGTCCCCCACCTCAGGGGGGCATGATGGGCCCGCAGGGTGGGATGATGGGGCCCCCACCCAGGACACACGGCAACGGGCCAAACAACTACGGGATGGGCAGCATGCAGGGGCCACCGGGAGGTTTGCATGGCCCCCCAGGAAATATGCAAGTACCACATGGAAACATGCAGGGGCCACAAGGTAACATGCAAGGACCGCATGGAAGCATGCAGGGGCCCCCGTACATGCAGCACCAG AACTCGGGGCCCATGATGCACGGGATGGGGCAGCAGGGGCCCAACAGCAAAG ACCCTCGGGGGCCGCCGCCCAACCACCACATGGGCCCCTCAGACCGGCAGGGGCCGGCGGGGTCGGACCAGGGGGGCTCAGGTGCTTACTGGGGGGAAAACCAGCAGGGTCGACGTGGCCCGCAGGACTTTGACGGCGGCCAGGACTTCCacggcagaggagaggagggctggAGACCTGGACCGGGATaccagggtggaggaggagggggacacAGGGGGGGAGGAcaccgaggagggggggggaacgtaGGGAGCTGGGGCCCCGAGGAGCGGTTCGCCGGGGGAGATTTCAGAGGACGGAGGGACGATCG GTTCCGAGGAGGAGGCCCCGGTCGGCCCGCTGGCCGAGGCTACCAGGAGGAGTACGGGGGCCAGGAGGAGGGCTACGAGGGCCCGGAGGAGTTGGGTAGAGGCTGGGACAACGGAGGCCGAGGGAGGCCGCCGAGAGGAGGCGGTCCACCAAGAGGAG gtCATGATGGCTATCGGGATGGTCAGCAGATGCATGATGGGTCGTCTCCGGCTGGCCGTGAGCGctctgcctccctccagggGATGGACATGGCGTCTCTGCCCCCCAGAAAGCGTCCCTGGCAGGACGGACCAGGAACAGGAGATCCACGAGAGCGAGAGTCCCCGGGAGCCGAGGGAG ggcgcccccccccgagggaggACGGGGGCTACGGCCCGTCTAATCGAGGTGGACGAGGCGGATGGGGTCCTGGAGGACCTGGACCGTTGCCTAGGAGGGGAGGACCAGCACCCAGAGGACCACCGAGGGGGGGCGGCCGGGGCCGGTAG
- the si:ch1073-184j22.2 gene encoding dual specificity protein phosphatase 18 isoform X2, producing MEIHKSRDQTETNTKRRRPAGVMAVSQVTPTLFLGGADAPLNGALVSRKNITLIVNATLSHASPCYPGVECLRVPVADLPGARLGDHFDRVADRIHGNWAGATLVHCAVGASRSPALVMAYLMRYRAVTLRQAHRWVRESRPFVSLNAGFWEQLLQYERRLYGKNTVRVAALRETYRPVPTSTMMSPNKLRTNPSFRAKPTLPTMQQQL from the exons ATGGAAATACATAAG AGCAGAGACCAGACGGAGACTAACACAAAGAGGCGTCGACCAGCAG GTGTCATGGCGGTGTCTCAGGTCACGCCCACCTTGTTCCTAGGCGGGGCCGACGCCCCCCTGAACGGCGCCCTGGTGTCCCGGAAGAACATCACCCTGATCGTGAACGCCACGCTCAGCCACGCCAGCCCCTGCTACCCGGGGGTGGAGTGCCTGCGTGTCCCTGTTGCCGACCTTCCTGGCGCCCGCCTCGGAGACCACTTTGACCGGGTGGCCGACCGTATCCACGGCAACTGGGCGGGGGCCACGCTGGTGCACTGCGCTGTTGGCGCGAGCCGCTCCCCGGCCTTGGTGATGGCGTACCTGATGCGCTACCGGGCAGTGACGCTGCGCCAGGCGCACCGCTGGGTGCGGGAGAGCCGGCCCTTCGTCAGCCTCAACGCCGGCTTCtgggagcagctgctgcagtaCGAGAGGAGGCTCTATGGGAAGAACACGGTGAGGGTGGCCGCGCTCAGAGAGACCTACAGGCCGGTCCCGACCTCAACTATGATGTCACCAAACAAGCTGAGAACAAATCCTTCTTTTAGGGCTAAACCTACATtgcccacaatgcaacagcaacTCTGA
- the wdr33 gene encoding pre-mRNA 3' end processing protein WDR33 isoform X2, whose product MATDIGSPQRFFHMPRFQHQAPRQVFYKRPDFAQQQAMQQLTFDGKRMRKAVNRKTIDYNPSVIRHLENRLWQRDHRDFRALQPDAGCYNELVPPVGMCNNPMNAVTTKFVRTSTNKVKCPVFVIRWTPEGRRLVTGASSGEFTLWNGLTFNFETILQAHDSPVRAMTWSHNDMWMLTADHGGYVKYWQSNMNNVKMFQAHKEAIREASFSPTDNKFATCSDDGTVRIWDFMRCHEERILRGHGADVKCVDWHPTKGLVVSGSKDSQQPIKFWDPKTGQSLATLHAHKNTVMEVKWNLNGNWLLTASRDHLCKLFDIRNLKEELQVFRGHKKEATAVAWHPVHEGLFASGGSDGSLLFWHTGVEKEVGGMEMAHEGMIWSLAWHPLGHILCSGSNDHTSKFWTRNRPGDKMRDRYNLNLLPGMSEDGMEYDDVDLNSVASIPGMGIPEQLKAAMEQEQSSKEAAPEVEMSIPGLDWGMDEVMGKDAKKVPQKKVPYAKPIPAQFQQAWAENKVPMMPPGGELSKDRKVEQKADGKKKSQAELEQEMASLQYTNPMLLEMKMDRMNTDGNMGPPQGQGPMPPFPPPPGQQSFPPNMPPQQMPNNMGPPMGPGGMQPPFMPPGPMGPPSGPQSHQGPMMGPPDMQGPQGMQRHPGPPRNMGPQGPHGMGPRGMQGPHGGMMGPPPRGMGPRDPQGPPPQGGMMGPQGGMMGPPPRTHGNGPNNYGMGSMQGPPGGLHGPPGNMQVPHGNMQGPQGNMQGPHGSMQGPPYMQHQNSGPMMHGMGQQGPNSKDPRGPPPNHHMGPSDRQGPAGSDQGGSGAYWGENQQGRRGPQDFDGGQDFHGRGEEGWRPGPGYQGGGGGGHRGGGHRGGGGNVGSWGPEERFAGGDFRGRRDDRFRGGGPGRPAGRGYQEEYGGQEEGYEGPEELGRGWDNGGRGRPPRGGGPPRGGHDGYRDGQQMHDGSSPAGRERSASLQGMDMASLPPRKRPWQDGPGTGDPRERESPGAEGGRPPPREDGGYGPSNRGGRGGWGPGGPGPLPRRGGPAPRGPPRGGGRGR is encoded by the exons ATGGCGACGGACATCGGATCGCCGCAGCGGTTCTTCCACATGCCGCGCTTCCAGCACCAGGCACCGCGGCAGGTGTTCTACAAGCGGCCGGACTTCGCCCAGCAGCAGGCCATGCAGCAGCTCACATTCGACGGGAAGCGCATGAGAAAGGCTGTGAACCGAAAAACCATCGACTACAACCCGTCCGTCATCCGACACCTGGAG AATCGTTTGTGGCAGCGCGACCATCGAGACTTCAGAGCCCTGCAGCCGGATGCCGGGTGTTACAACGAA CTGGTTCCTCCCGTTGGGATGTGTAACAACCCGATGAACGCCGTCACCACCAAGTTTGTCCGAACCTCCACCAACAAAGTCAAGTGTCCCGTGTTCGTGATCAGG TGGACCCCTGAAGGTCGTCGTCTCGTCACTGGCGCCTCCAGTGGAGAGTTCACACTGTGGAATGGACTCACCTTCAACTTCGAGACCATTTTACAG gccCACGACAGTCCTGTCCGGGCCATGACGTGGTCTCATAACGACATGTGGATGCTGACGGCGGACCACGGCGGCTACGTGAAGTACTGGCAGTCCAACATGAACAACGTCAAGATGTTCCAGGCTCACAAGGAGGCCATTAGAGAAGCCAG TTTTTCTCCAACAGATAATAAATTTGCCACCTGCTCAGACGACGGCACGGTTCGGATCTGGGACTTCATGCGCTGCCACGAGGAGAGAATCCTCCGAG gtcaCGGAGCTGACGTGAAGTGTGTGGATTGGCATCCCACCAAAGGCCTGGTGGTCTCCGGCAGCAAAGACAGCCAGCAGCCAATCAAGTTCTGGGACCCGAAGACGGGACAGAGTCTGGCCACGCT CCACGCCCACAAGAACACAGTGATGGAGGTGAAGTGGAACCTCAATGGCAACTGGCTGCTGACGGCGTCACGTGACCACCTGTGTAAGCTGTTTGACATCCGAaacctgaaggaggagctgcaggtgtTCAGAGGACACAAGAAGGAGGCGACAG CTGTGGCCTGGCATCCCGTCCATGAAGGTCTGTTTGCCAGCGGGGGCTCTGACGGCTCTCTGCTCTTCTGGCACACGGG GGTGGAGAAGGAGGTTGGAGGGATGGAGATGGCCCACGAGGGGATGATCTGGAGTCTGGCCTGGCACCCGCTGGGTCACATCCTGTGCTCAGGCTCCAACGACcacaccag TAAGTTCTGGACGAGGAACCGCCCCGGTGATAAGATGAGGGACCGGTACAACCTGAACCTGCTGCCCGGCATGTCAGAGGACGGCATGGAGTACG ACGACGTGGACCTGAACAGCGTGGCCTCCATCCCTGGCATGGGGATCCCCGAGCAGCTCAAAGCCGCCatggagcaggagcagagca GTAAAGAGGCGGCCCCCGAAGTGGAGATGTCCATCCCGGGTCTTGACTGGGGCATGGACGAGGTCATGGGTAAAGACGCCAAGAAGGTCCCGCAGAAGAAGGTGCCGTACGCCAAACCGATCCCGGCGCAGTTCCAACAG GCCTGGGCAGAGAACAAAGTTCCCATGATGCCGCCCGGCGGAGAGCTGTCCAAAGACCGGAAGGTGGAGCAGAAAGCGGACGGCAAAAAGAAGAGCCAGgcggagctggagcaggagatgGCGTCTCTGCAGTACACCAACCCCATGCTGCTGGAG ATGAAGATGGACCGGATGAACACAGATGGGAATATGGGGCCCCCGCAGGGACAGGGCCCAAtgccccctttccccccccctcccggccaGCAGAGCTTTCCCCCAAACATGCCGCCTCAGCAGATGCCCAACAACATGGGGCCCCCAATGGGCCCCGGGGGCATGCAGCCTCCTTTCATGCCCCCTGGACCGATGGGGCCACCCTCTGGACCTCAGTCTCACCAGGGGCCCATGATGGGACCCCCGGACATGCAAGGACCCCAAGGTATGCAGAGACACCCAGGTCCGCCAAGAAATATGGGCCCCCAAGGGCCTCACGGTATGGGACCCAGAGGGATGCAGGGGCCCCATGGTGGCATGATGGGCCCCCCTCCTCGAGGAATGGGTCCAAGGGATCCTCAAGGTCCCCCACCTCAGGGGGGCATGATGGGCCCGCAGGGTGGGATGATGGGGCCCCCACCCAGGACACACGGCAACGGGCCAAACAACTACGGGATGGGCAGCATGCAGGGGCCACCGGGAGGTTTGCATGGCCCCCCAGGAAATATGCAAGTACCACATGGAAACATGCAGGGGCCACAAGGTAACATGCAAGGACCGCATGGAAGCATGCAGGGGCCCCCGTACATGCAGCACCAG AACTCGGGGCCCATGATGCACGGGATGGGGCAGCAGGGGCCCAACAGCAAAG ACCCTCGGGGGCCGCCGCCCAACCACCACATGGGCCCCTCAGACCGGCAGGGGCCGGCGGGGTCGGACCAGGGGGGCTCAGGTGCTTACTGGGGGGAAAACCAGCAGGGTCGACGTGGCCCGCAGGACTTTGACGGCGGCCAGGACTTCCacggcagaggagaggagggctggAGACCTGGACCGGGATaccagggtggaggaggagggggacacAGGGGGGGAGGAcaccgaggagggggggggaacgtaGGGAGCTGGGGCCCCGAGGAGCGGTTCGCCGGGGGAGATTTCAGAGGACGGAGGGACGATCG GTTCCGAGGAGGAGGCCCCGGTCGGCCCGCTGGCCGAGGCTACCAGGAGGAGTACGGGGGCCAGGAGGAGGGCTACGAGGGCCCGGAGGAGTTGGGTAGAGGCTGGGACAACGGAGGCCGAGGGAGGCCGCCGAGAGGAGGCGGTCCACCAAGAGGAG gtCATGATGGCTATCGGGATGGTCAGCAGATGCATGATGGGTCGTCTCCGGCTGGCCGTGAGCGctctgcctccctccagggGATGGACATGGCGTCTCTGCCCCCCAGAAAGCGTCCCTGGCAGGACGGACCAGGAACAGGAGATCCACGAGAGCGAGAGTCCCCGGGAGCCGAGGGAG ggcgcccccccccgagggaggACGGGGGCTACGGCCCGTCTAATCGAGGTGGACGAGGCGGATGGGGTCCTGGAGGACCTGGACCGTTGCCTAGGAGGGGAGGACCAGCACCCAGAGGACCACCGAGGGGGGGCGGCCGGGGCCGGTAG
- the sft2d3 gene encoding vesicle transport protein SFT2C yields MAELNRQLQEYLAQSKGGGARTVSPSGSSTTVDLGDSEPLSGSWFGRWSSPWSRGRGGSPSSQSSGGNSGLSWPWSAEPDPCLPGMSRRQRLVAFGACASFSALCFGLSALYAPLLLLYARKFALLWSLGSLFAIAAVAVLRGPSRLAAGVPTSPGAAVYLCALTGTLYAALSLHSTALTALGAALQVAVIVGYVLSLLPGGSAGIRFVGGMAASAIKRTVTGKSMPI; encoded by the coding sequence ATGGCGGAACTAAACAGACAGCTCCAGGAGTACTTGGCCCAGTCCAAAGGTGGCGGCGCAAGGACGGTCTCCCCGTCCGGCTCCAGCACCACGGTGGACCTGGGCGACTCGGAGCCGTTGTCGGGGAGCTGGTTCGGCCGGTGGTCGAGTCCCTGGTCCCGGGGCCGCGGCGGCAGTCCATCCAGCCAGAGCTCCGGTGGAAACAGCGGCTTGTCGTGGCCGTGGTCGGCGGAGCCGGACCCCTGCCTTCCTGGCATGAGCCGGCGGCAGCGGCTGGTGGCCTTCGGGGCGTGCGCGTCGTTCTCCGCGCTGTGCTTCGGGCTGTCCGCGCTCTacgcgccgctgctgctgctctacgCGCGCAAGTTCGCGTTGCTGTGGTCGCTCGGTTCGCTGTTCGCCATCGCCGCGGTCGCGGTGCTTCGCGGACCCAGCCGACTCGCCGCCGGCGTGCCCACCTCTCCCGGTGCCGCCGTGTACCTGTGCGCGCTCACCGGGACTCTGTACGCGGCGCTCAGCCTCCACAGCACGGCGCTCACGGCGCTCGGGGCCGCGCTGCAGGTCGCAGTCATCGTCGGCTACGTACTGTCGCTGCTACCGGGAGGAAGCGCCGGGATCCGCTTTGTGGGGGGGATGGCGGCGTCCGCCATCAAAAGGACCGTCACCGGGAAAAGCATGCCGATCTGA
- the si:ch1073-184j22.2 gene encoding dual specificity protein phosphatase 18 isoform X1 codes for MVCVCVCVCVCVCVCVCVSLSLSLSLSLSLSLSLWMSECVSFQSRDQTETNTKRRRPAGVMAVSQVTPTLFLGGADAPLNGALVSRKNITLIVNATLSHASPCYPGVECLRVPVADLPGARLGDHFDRVADRIHGNWAGATLVHCAVGASRSPALVMAYLMRYRAVTLRQAHRWVRESRPFVSLNAGFWEQLLQYERRLYGKNTVRVAALRETYRPVPTSTMMSPNKLRTNPSFRAKPTLPTMQQQL; via the exons atggtgtgtgtgtgtgtgtgtgtgtgtgtgtgtgtgtgtgtgtgtgtgtgtgtgtctctctctctctctctctctctctctctctctctctctctctctctctggatgtCGGAGTGTGTGTCCTTTCAGAGCAGAGACCAGACGGAGACTAACACAAAGAGGCGTCGACCAGCAG GTGTCATGGCGGTGTCTCAGGTCACGCCCACCTTGTTCCTAGGCGGGGCCGACGCCCCCCTGAACGGCGCCCTGGTGTCCCGGAAGAACATCACCCTGATCGTGAACGCCACGCTCAGCCACGCCAGCCCCTGCTACCCGGGGGTGGAGTGCCTGCGTGTCCCTGTTGCCGACCTTCCTGGCGCCCGCCTCGGAGACCACTTTGACCGGGTGGCCGACCGTATCCACGGCAACTGGGCGGGGGCCACGCTGGTGCACTGCGCTGTTGGCGCGAGCCGCTCCCCGGCCTTGGTGATGGCGTACCTGATGCGCTACCGGGCAGTGACGCTGCGCCAGGCGCACCGCTGGGTGCGGGAGAGCCGGCCCTTCGTCAGCCTCAACGCCGGCTTCtgggagcagctgctgcagtaCGAGAGGAGGCTCTATGGGAAGAACACGGTGAGGGTGGCCGCGCTCAGAGAGACCTACAGGCCGGTCCCGACCTCAACTATGATGTCACCAAACAAGCTGAGAACAAATCCTTCTTTTAGGGCTAAACCTACATtgcccacaatgcaacagcaacTCTGA